The sequence below is a genomic window from Mercenaria mercenaria strain notata chromosome 14, MADL_Memer_1, whole genome shotgun sequence.
gcatgctcactgacaacacataaaggcctgatattgggtcacttttgaatgactgttgcaccatatataatactatgaggaaaattttgtaaatgacaaagtgttcgaatttatcaatgttcgtacagcccccattttacatatCCCTTTCCGGTGCTTACTTCGTGTGAGTTAAAATtagcttactaaatataaatttgaattatgtaaagttttcagcaaaagcattattttgataacaataaatgataacaatttgcagaaataaaaaagtgacaggtaaaaaatccctcgttatctgtccgggtttatgcaacagtttcgtttttgtcgtgttgagcgacatgtgaagtttccacttttctctattttatcatcagtacaactaatggtgcattttgggactagattctgtacacccaaatatcactattatctttaactcatgaacactattttccattgtctgtctagtcttgatacatttgaagaaatgattagatctatgttcatttaaacaaaactttttaaaacatttccccttcttattttcataacaatagcaaaaccatcaggcttactgtcaaaactgaaagccaaacagaaaatatcaaaaagaacaatttaatgcagaaaaaagaaagaatccgtatcacCATCACTAGggtttcccgtcagataggcagcgcctaatttcatattatgaaataaggcaaagcctcaaagcgagctcaaagaaatcggatttagctaaaaatattatgcatcatttatttgtcacaaagaaactattcactagtcacaagaattcaggagaacctattcacttgaaaaagtctacttttagtgtcaccatacctgtaacagtgaatatcatacgttgcaaaaattatgggaagccggtgtcacggtgacgtcattaccgcgttcccgtttctttctgcttaataatgacattttatccattttctggccgatgcttgctcttttaaatgaaaataatattttttttcaaacaactggaaagcattctttcatttttgttgagtggtgaatattttttagcaattgaatgaagttctgtattcactccggaaagaagtacttcctgtgaacacctatccgctagggtgcgctttttaaaaacttccgacgaaacttttcaaatcaatCACTaagtgtgcaagtatacttgcgttaccgtaaagctcgattctcgagctcgctaCAATAAATGGCTGTctaaaagtaaatttcaaaatgcCATACCATGTTCAatacacaggtgcccgtccagtcttggtgcccatatagGTGCcgcccccaccccctaaaaaaaaagttaaaaaccactgttttaatcctaaaacgaacaaaaaaaattgaaaaaaattgttttcctatatactcttatatggaaaaggtgctcGTGTTGCCGTAatgctatggaggtttactaggacacgccgtggaacaaccaaaatgtccagttcagtaacagTTAAGGCTACCTTGCtacaatttacacatcatgcatttataaaatagtaaacaatcttgTTCTGtctagtaaacagccttaaataacttacatttaaattcaaacaagccaaattgtctagacacttgcaaaataacagtgacgatcggccatttgtttcaaaacgaaagtagaaaacctgTTCCGTTGTTTGCATCTTAGAattaaaatgtaagttatttaaggttgtatactaggtagaataggattgtttacggTTTTCTAAATGTCCGATGTGTAAAtggcagcagggtagcttgcattggttcTGAACTGGGCATTtcggttgttccacagcgtgtcctagtaaacctacatagcgttacggcaacacaagcaCCTTTTCCATGTAAGAGtactatatagggaaaaaacaattctttttttttttgtcgttttaggcttaaaacagtgtttttatttatttatttatttattttgaatggggcggcacccatatgggcaccaagactggacgggcacctgtggttCAATAGTGTTCCGACTTTAAAAATTATGTCAGCGTTGTGAAACCAAATACCATTTTTCCAAGATTACCCATAACAAAAACAAGTTATCTGCTCCGTCTGTTTTCTCAAATTCTCAAAGCTTTGTTTCTTACGTTGGATATTCATTATCCATtcaaaaaaaacaaggacatgTATCacaaagggaatgccatgttccaaaaataaAGCCTCCGCAAAACGAAACCCAAAGCACCCAAACGCGCATACTACaaacacacgcgcacacacatacacacattttaaataatattgcattttaatgGAAACATCTATTACGGTTATAACCTTTATTGATAAGGCCATTTAAAATACAAGCTAAAcaaattcattttcatgtattctaattattgattgtatttttatgataaatgctAAAATTGATAACTGGAGAGACCTTTAGTATGAAAGtatcatattgcacatttatgtttTAGGCTCTGATTGTATACGCGTGCATGTCAATTAACCAAAGGCTTGGCATAATTTAAAAGGGCAAATGTTTCCAGATGTGAAAAGTGTAGCTGAATATGTTTTAACCACAAATTTACATTCTATACTGttatattatattctttttagCTTCCATGTTTGATATGGCGGAACTTCTCTGGGTATTCCGGCATTGACCTTCCAAAGGTCGTTGAGTTAACTACTAAAACGCATTACATCGAGGACAGTAAACGCTTGGAAAAAATCAATGAGATTTCAATAGTGGTGGATCGTTGGCTAGAGGCAAATAGACAGTACCACTGGAACATACTGGTTAGACTAAGGCAGAGACTGTCAAGAGTTTGTTTCTGTATGAACAGAAGAGAAGGGACATATCTTACTGGTGATTTTactaattcttttttaatttttcaaaacacagctaattttagaaatcaaataGTTTATTGAGCGAAATGTCTACCGATGTTTAAAACATTACTGcattgtttattaaaaaaaaaacaacattttttgatatgtaattcattttcaaattgaaatgacAATCCTGATTGGACTgtatcttctgtatcttgcaataTCCTCATAACGATGAAATATTTCATCTACAATCACGTCATCatcaatcttttatttttaattcgtCGATTTTCTATCTAGTAAGCACATCACTAGGCGTTACATGATTCTTGTACTTTTACATAGGGCTCTACATGTTCGTGAAACTATTGTTCGCTGTTAACGTCGTATCACAGTTCTTTATTCTGGACGCTTTCCTAGATGGTTTCTTCAGTCTCTGGGGCATGGAGGCCATGTACAGTCTTGCCCATGAATATGCCATTAAAGAGTCCCGGAGGTTTCCAAGGGTTACTCTTTGCGACTTCGAAGTTCGAAGACTACATTTAGTTCAGGTAAGGATTACATAAGATTAGATTTGCTgttttgaaatcaaaattttaataagaAGAAGTGGTTATGATGTAATGTATTTCTAGCCGACACTGAACAAAAACATGTCATATTCTTGAAAGTCAAAGAATTGTTTCAAGGAAAACTTGAAGTATTCTTGACGGTTTCTGTACTGCATGTTTTATATCCAAGTAATCCATTTTATTCAGGTACACCAGTTTTACTTACAACCACTGTTAGGCAATAAACTTTGCTACTTTGCGATCTTTGTAAATGTGTTTTATCTTTTCACTGCAGCCGCATACAGTCCAATGCGTCCTGCCTATAAACTTGTTCAACGAGAAGATATTCTTGTTTCTGTGGTTTTGGTTCATCATTGTGGCCGCAGTCACGTGCTTGAATATCTTATTCTGGTTTTGGAGATCATTTTTTCAGAGTAACAGGACATGCTTTGTGAAAAAGTACCTCACAGTAAGTTCCAGGTACGTAAAATCACCAAAAAGCAGCATATACTAGTAGTACCAAATCTGATAACTGAACAACAATTTAGCACAGGAAACTTGGTAAGCAATTTCGTTGTGACCGCAAtgtgacccctatcaattttgagatcggttgctcaaaggtcaatggCGGTGACCTTGAGCTGAAAATCGGTTTCCGACCGATAACTGAAGTATGTTTCGTCGCAGGAATCTCAGACCCGGTATGCAGGTTGGTCGTGGCTAGCAAAGAATCATAATGATTTTAGTTTGGTTGCTTGAAAGTCAATGTCGCTGAAAAAAATAGTTTACGGTCGTTTCATTCCAAGATTCTTGAACTTCATAGGCAGGTTGGTTGTGACCGGCATATGACCGCTATCGACTTTTAGATTATTAGGTTAAGATCGTAGGGATCTTAAGTTTTAAGTTCGTCACGTCAACGGTACTTATCTGATCTCTCATGTGGTATCACACTCAATAATCTTCTTCATGGAGACGAGCATCTTGCATACGAAACCAACAAACTAATCTTCCTACGTGTCCAGATCGAGCTACATAGCGGCAACTAAAAGATTTGACATATGACGGGGACATATTTGGTGGTTTTCTGCATTCCTTTTATCCCTTGCGTGACATCATCACCCATACCAATTCAcacaattttgtttcttttttataccaTATTCACCTCATCTCCTAGTTTACCTTACACAAAGGaataacaatgataaagttattaTAATAGTTTTTGCGGTAAACGTAATGATATTAATCCTTTTTGCGAAAGTTTCAATTAATAACTACTTTCACTAATTTACATTACTTTCCGGTCGAATAAGTGCAATGATAATTAGGCCGACTCCACCATGGAAAGGAATCAATATAAGCATTTACttgcttgttttccaatccaacATTTCACAAATGTATTTTGCACATGTATTTGATTATGTAACATTatcgaaagaaataaaaatatgtttaaactaagtttGTTGATTTATAGTTAAAAAAGATGCTTCGGCTCAGGAACCTAAACCTTAGTAGACAATCTAGAATAGAACACATAATTCCTATAGTTTCACGGTAAGTCGTGATGATCTTGAGCTAAAAACTTGGCTTGTAATAACGtgtttctttttcacattttcattaaTAATTAATATGACACCATTTAAATTATACATGTTTGGATCATGTGTACAGCAAAAAATTTAGGCATGAACCTTAGAACAACTGACTGATATTGCAGTGACCTACGTAGTTCTGACAGTCAATAACGAATCTCAACTTTTAAATGTAGTGCAGTCAGTAATAAAGTCCACAAAACCTTTGTGTCAAAAACCTGCTTTCAGGGAATGTGTCGCTTACAGTGAAAACTCTTGCTTTGCAATTTCCCGTGGTTCTCAAACATAGATGAAGGAGCAAGTTATGTGTGTACCTATTCATGTTGTAGTTAAAGACACATTGCCATCTCGACACTGCTATCTTCACACAGGTTTTTTCCATGTCTTTGATTAATTTCTCCAGCATCACGAACTTGCGACAGGTTTGAAAGAACTATTGTAACTGCTAAAAATACTGTCTACCTTTTGACAGAATTCACACATCGACGGACAAGAAACTATGCAAAAAGTTTGCCACATATCTTCGGGACGACGGCATTTTCCTGATCCGAATGATCCAGAAGAATTCCAACGACATCCTAGTGACTGATTTGATAGCGAGGCTCTGGGAAATCTATCTTGAAAAACCAGTCGTAAAGAAGATGATAATGACATCAGATGGCGGGAATAATGGAAACAACAACACAACGTGTGGAACGACGCCGCCAGCAAAGGAGAAATATTGGAAGGAAAAAGACTAACAGACTAGATATATGCGTGCGAGCGTGCGTGCCTGCGTTTTTTCGTTGAAAAAATACCATAAATTGACCGAGTTGTtgtaattttatgttaatattgtAATGCACTTGTAAATATGCACTGTAATATTACTACTTTTGCTTCAAAAAACTGCTCACGTggtggaaaaaaaagtttttaaattcccTTTGAACTACTGTGACAGCTATCTGTATATGTGCACTTACGGCCATTTCTTACCCGATACCTATATAATGCCACgtagtttgattatttgtgaACGGATTTCGTTTAAATTTGGAATATTGATAATTTAATACATTAAACTTACTTTTAAGCTGACAAAGATACAGGTATAAAATTTAACGAATAAAAATATCACTGTACAATCCGAATTCAAAAAACGGCATAACGCAAAATTCGTCACTGAATCACATAACAGTTTGTACATCCGAGTAATTAATACTTTGCTTGTCCTCCCATTGTTCTCACAACATGCACACACCTCTGCCTCATTGACAACATTTCGGATGACCCATTGGGGAGTATCCCTCTATTCCTGCACAAGGgctttggactaagaaaataacTCGACATTAAAATTTCAGTGataattgtacattttgtatcataatttattgtaaatagattcattttgtaaatatctgCAGTCAAAATATCGTTATATAAATGAAATCCGATCATGCATAAGCTACTTACGTGTCTGAGTTAATGTCCGGCTTGCAACATGCCCACTGCGCGACCGCACTCTTGGATATTCATCTTGTCCATTACAGTTTTGATAGCTAAATTAAGTTTTTTTCAGGGTACATAGACGTCTAGAGTaactaaatgaaaagaaaaagtcGATATTTTTGCTTACCAACGTTTCCTCGTGCAAAATGTTGAAATCGCGCACGCATCAGGCGTAAAACTTCTTGAAACACCTTAAATTTCTGTACAGCTAAAGTAATCAAACAACTTTATGTAGAGcttcaaactaaaaaaaatgaaCCATATTCGAGAAAACGGAATTTAGAAAGTTAGAAATGGCTGTAAGTGTTTATTAAAATTACAGGAAAAAAGTAATCtctgttgtttattttcattgCTGAGTACAAAAGATAATTTTACTACTAGAAAATCAGGTTAAATGTTTTTTAAGATAGCCTTTTCTGCATTAAGTGTCAAAAAAGaactttgattttaaatgttttgcaatGTAAGTTAAAATAAGTGTGTTTATATAAGATGTCGTCTTTGTGGTGTATATGTTTCttgtttgaaacagttttttttttaatcagtcttgttttaacatttatttatcatGTCTTGACAATGCAGATAACGTTTAAGAACGGCTAAAAGAAGATATTACATCTGAATAAATGTTTCCTTATTCAATATCTTTCTcttatattagtttttttttcatttcagtgaCATATAGAAGCTAACTTGTcgttttttttcaagaattctttgtttttattttgctaaaCAAGGTAAAAACGGGTTCCAAGTTTTATTGAAACGGGCTTCTAATATGAACATGGCGTACCACTTTTTGTCCTCTCATTGAAGTACTTGAGGTCATGATTTAAAGAACTACATCCTAGCCGTAGTCTTGTGTGAAGTACTTGTTCATTTCTTGTACCATGATAATAGTAAGAGTGGGGTTTTTGGCAGTTTGTGTTGAGTTTGTTTTTGAAAGCAGACAGAGATGGGGCTAGTTTTGTTGATTCAGGATAAGAATTCCAGTCACGTATAACAGAAGGTAAAAAGTAGTCTTTATACAACTGAGTACGTGTATTAATTTGAGGGGTATTATTGATGTTACGGAGATTATATCTTGATTGTGTTTGACCTGGAATGAGTTGAGATAAGTAATCTGGGGCGATATtttgattcattttgtaaaaggTTGTCAGTTTATGTTTTTCTCTTCTGTCGGCTAATTTTTCCCATTTGAGTTCAATATAAAGTTTTTCtatattacataattttgttgCACCCGTTACAATTCTCGCTGCCTCAATTTGTACggattcaatatttcttttttcttctatgGTACAATTGTCCCAGACAGAGTCACTGTGAGAGGTCggataaattatatgtataactGTTCAAGAGACTTTCTGTTTAGTATAAATTTCAAAGATCTTAATATTCCTAATCTTTGCCATGCTTTAGATGTGGTTGCTGTGATATGTGACTGCCATTTCCCGTTGTTGTCAAAAGTAATGCCAAGATGTTTATGATGTTTGACAGCTTTGATTGGAATGTTGTTCATTTTTAAGACTGGCTAATTtactttgttcttttttcttgagATTAGGAGCGTTTCAGTTTTGGAAGGATTGAAATCTACGAGTCATTTGTTCGCCCAGTTGTGAATCTTATCTAAGTCTGTATTTAGAGTATGGGCTGCAGTAAATGGATGGTCTACGATTACATAAAGACTTGTGTCATCTGCAAAGAGTCTGATGTTGAGTTTACTTCATTGACTATGTCATTGatgtatataagaaataaaagggGGCCTAAGATATAACCTTGTGGCACTCCAGCGggaactgtttgccattcagaaTAAGCGTTGTTAATGACAACACGTTGTTTTCTGTCAGAGAGATAAGACTTAAACCAAGTAAGAAGTGTACCTCGGATACCAATAGAAGATAGTTTCTGTATGAGCCCCTTATGCCAGACATGGTCAAAAGACTTAGATATATCGCAAAACACGACCCTTATTTCTTTTCCTTCGTCTAAGGCTTTGCAGAAATCATTGTATATGTAGAGAAGTTGATTTGTGGTAGAATCA
It includes:
- the LOC123526258 gene encoding innexin unc-9-like isoform X1, which translates into the protein MPFPADILGSWAIWKKLSGNNDDDWIDRLNHIYTVVILAVFSVFVAGSSYVGEPIACWHPTEYTAHQVKYANSYCWIKNTYYVPMSETIPRDNRDHVHLEITYYQYVPLILLFMAFLFKLPCLIWRNFSGYSGIDLPKVVELTTKTHYIEDSKRLEKINEISIVVDRWLEANRQYHWNILVRLRQRLSRVCFCMNRREGTYLTGLYMFVKLLFAVNVVSQFFILDAFLDGFFSLWGMEAMYSLAHEYAIKESRRFPRVTLCDFEVRRLHLVQPHTVQCVLPINLFNEKIFLFLWFWFIIVAAVTCLNILFWFWRSFFQSNRTCFVKKYLTVSSRIHTSTDKKLCKKFATYLRDDGIFLIRMIQKNSNDILVTDLIARLWEIYLEKPVVKKMIMTSDGGNNGNNNTTCGTTPPAKEKYWKEKD
- the LOC123526258 gene encoding innexin unc-9-like isoform X2, giving the protein MSETIPRDNRDHVHLEITYYQYVPLILLFMAFLFKLPCLIWRNFSGYSGIDLPKVVELTTKTHYIEDSKRLEKINEISIVVDRWLEANRQYHWNILVRLRQRLSRVCFCMNRREGTYLTGLYMFVKLLFAVNVVSQFFILDAFLDGFFSLWGMEAMYSLAHEYAIKESRRFPRVTLCDFEVRRLHLVQPHTVQCVLPINLFNEKIFLFLWFWFIIVAAVTCLNILFWFWRSFFQSNRTCFVKKYLTVSSRIHTSTDKKLCKKFATYLRDDGIFLIRMIQKNSNDILVTDLIARLWEIYLEKPVVKKMIMTSDGGNNGNNNTTCGTTPPAKEKYWKEKD